From Mycoplasmopsis gallinacea, the proteins below share one genomic window:
- the thiI gene encoding tRNA uracil 4-sulfurtransferase ThiI, which produces MYNKILIRYGELVLKKKNRKTFIKTLEQNIQHITGEKPQVEFDRMYLNYTEENLKNLNYVFGISSYSPVVVVENDIEIFKSTILKMVDPAAKTFKIAARRNFKKFELTSDQINHALGGFVLKNTQMKVDVHSPDQTFYVEVRNGRTYIFSKYINGLGGLPVGVSGRILHLISGGFDSPVAAYELMKRGLKVDFLTFITPPQTDQRTIEKISNLTKVLAKYQRSSTLFICDYSELMNYISFVSKESYKITLMRRSFYRIAEKMALQKGYLAVSNGDNLGQVASQTLESLATIGNATSIQIFRPLLTFDKNEVIDIARRIGTHDISIIKANETCELFAPKEPVTKPSLQTALELEKELYNLPEMEQEAFENGIEILNFKYRD; this is translated from the coding sequence TTAGAACAAAACATCCAACACATCACTGGTGAAAAACCACAAGTAGAATTTGATCGTATGTACCTAAATTACACTGAAGAAAATTTAAAAAACTTAAATTATGTTTTTGGAATTAGCTCATATTCTCCAGTGGTTGTGGTAGAAAATGATATTGAAATTTTTAAATCAACTATTTTAAAAATGGTGGATCCAGCTGCTAAAACATTTAAAATTGCAGCGCGTAGAAACTTTAAAAAATTTGAACTCACTTCAGATCAAATTAATCATGCTTTAGGTGGTTTTGTTCTGAAAAATACCCAAATGAAAGTAGATGTTCACTCTCCAGATCAAACTTTTTATGTTGAAGTTAGAAATGGACGTACTTATATTTTTTCAAAATATATAAATGGGCTTGGTGGACTTCCTGTTGGCGTATCTGGAAGAATTTTGCACCTTATTAGTGGGGGATTTGACTCTCCAGTAGCTGCTTATGAACTTATGAAACGGGGACTTAAAGTTGATTTTTTAACTTTTATCACTCCTCCACAAACTGATCAAAGAACTATCGAGAAAATTTCAAATCTTACTAAAGTACTTGCTAAATATCAACGTTCATCAACTCTTTTTATTTGTGATTATAGCGAACTTATGAACTACATATCTTTTGTTTCTAAAGAATCATATAAAATCACTTTAATGCGTCGTAGTTTTTATCGAATTGCTGAAAAAATGGCTCTCCAAAAAGGCTATTTAGCTGTTTCAAATGGTGATAACCTTGGTCAAGTGGCTTCACAAACACTTGAATCACTTGCCACAATTGGAAATGCAACTTCAATTCAAATTTTCCGTCCGCTTCTTACTTTTGATAAAAACGAAGTTATTGATATTGCACGTAGAATCGGTACTCATGATATTTCAATTATTAAAGCTAATGAAACTTGTGAGTTATTTGCCCCTAAAGAACCTGTGACTAAACCTTCTTTACAAACTGCTTTAGAACTTGAAAAAGAGCTTTATAACTTACCAGAAATGGAGCAAGAAGCTTTTGAAAATGGTATTGAGATATTAAACTTCAAATATAGAGATTAA
- a CDS encoding DUF262 domain-containing protein, producing the protein MAKKSKEKFLTEIWDIGTNVQGYFDNAILKWLHNPHISNDYINGDLISHLTINAIVYKDGTEEEFEFYKKDLSESTLNQVVQFLKICDILETNSKDNEPAIFYLKNEFIEKLKDDPISNWENTTREYIFKKITNKLNRYIDIINDYNAKKKETKSKQVEFVSYLTNNQREIFYDISDSNWMNSILLSLSKNFIENFGDTYYNLINEYLNKKNRSANVIKRWGEFCNYIWTGKNPFNTKLILDKFITALGIKEKQKDQEILHFDYSSFAPDKLGYTNGFYEFNGNLDSSSNIVDDNTPFKSFVFNLNYLLHFSTIKNEIFLPLYQRNYSWNERLIDILFEDIEVLIEEENKKHFLGSITFSQINNTLNIVDGQQRTMTLILFSYALYKMILHYNVNNEHKILIPEVFADMFKNKKHWMNLRDYEESESYQYLKTLFSSDINQIRKVFVPDIEKKFKSKIKNNLDHIWSILNSKIGFNKEKIEKLTKVFLENLYFNIMFVQSKYEDKIFEKMNLLSQRLNNIDLINSLIYKLWDPFNHPGCVKRFKKNISEHFYKVKNDETIEDDKKIEIFANFINYKHNLNCDSERNNEYKAYYILKKFIETKHKEFNGDFQKFLDVISKDLWIFKFILTENTNELEKLFDSQKMVFAKEISEANKHMLIFVFPFMCLTKVADTTVLFLIVYSILQKFNIISFNEFASKDDNLINFNKAIRWLFEIERFRWIWKTSYFEGQSIRDIVKRWADKIQHRDGSDNIENIEDLREELYKWINPQSKFKEIISTFAKDIENRLSEPSKRTTSSNKDYIMLMRRVECFLMNDFNNFPNWSYLKDNSELTKFLNLFSENSSWEHFYSRKIQKDSKDPEIEKAQKDSNLIDSIGNGFVLNMQANSKGKNNPPAEKYEKLYKHTERSMMSFAGVKFTIKEVKDKYLDKLPELFENQYKNHDEKIEIIKIEKEWTKEKIENRNKAIIALIQDIYSLGKSDK; encoded by the coding sequence ATGGCGAAAAAAAGTAAAGAAAAGTTCTTAACTGAAATTTGAGATATCGGTACAAATGTACAAGGATATTTCGACAATGCGATTTTAAAATGACTTCACAACCCTCATATTTCAAATGATTATATAAATGGAGATTTAATAAGTCATTTAACAATAAATGCAATTGTTTATAAAGATGGCACTGAAGAAGAGTTTGAATTTTACAAGAAAGACTTATCAGAGAGCACTTTAAACCAAGTTGTGCAATTTTTAAAAATTTGTGACATTTTAGAGACAAATTCAAAAGATAATGAACCAGCCATTTTTTATTTAAAAAACGAATTTATCGAAAAATTAAAGGACGATCCAATTTCGAATTGAGAAAATACAACTAGAGAATATATTTTTAAAAAAATCACCAATAAATTAAATCGTTATATAGATATCATTAATGATTACAATGCTAAGAAAAAGGAAACTAAATCAAAACAAGTGGAATTTGTAAGTTATTTAACTAATAATCAAAGAGAAATTTTTTATGATATAAGTGATAGTAATTGAATGAATTCAATTCTTTTATCACTTAGTAAAAACTTTATAGAGAATTTCGGAGATACTTACTACAATTTAATTAATGAATATTTAAACAAGAAAAATAGATCTGCAAATGTAATAAAGCGTTGAGGTGAATTTTGTAATTATATTTGGACTGGAAAAAATCCGTTTAATACGAAATTAATTTTAGATAAATTTATCACAGCATTAGGGATAAAAGAAAAACAAAAAGATCAAGAAATACTACATTTTGATTATTCTAGTTTCGCTCCTGATAAATTAGGTTATACAAATGGTTTTTATGAATTCAATGGAAATTTAGATAGTTCTTCAAATATAGTTGATGATAATACGCCATTTAAATCTTTTGTGTTCAATTTAAACTATTTACTTCATTTTTCTACTATAAAAAACGAAATATTCTTACCTTTATATCAAAGAAATTATTCTTGAAATGAAAGATTAATTGATATTTTATTTGAAGATATTGAAGTCTTAATCGAAGAAGAAAATAAAAAACATTTCTTAGGTTCTATAACATTTTCACAGATAAACAACACTTTAAACATTGTTGATGGACAACAAAGAACAATGACATTGATTTTGTTTTCATATGCACTATATAAAATGATTCTCCATTATAATGTTAATAATGAACATAAAATTCTTATTCCTGAAGTTTTTGCTGATATGTTCAAAAACAAAAAACATTGAATGAATCTTAGAGATTATGAAGAATCAGAATCATATCAATACTTAAAAACACTATTTTCAAGCGATATTAACCAAATTAGGAAAGTTTTTGTACCTGATATTGAAAAAAAGTTTAAATCTAAAATAAAGAATAATTTAGATCACATTTGAAGCATTTTAAATAGTAAAATTGGGTTTAATAAGGAAAAAATTGAAAAATTAACTAAGGTTTTTCTTGAGAATCTTTATTTCAACATTATGTTTGTGCAAAGTAAGTATGAAGATAAAATTTTTGAAAAAATGAATCTCCTTAGTCAAAGATTAAATAATATTGATTTAATTAATTCATTAATTTATAAACTTTGAGACCCTTTCAATCATCCTGGTTGTGTAAAAAGATTTAAGAAAAATATATCAGAGCATTTTTATAAAGTAAAAAACGACGAAACTATCGAAGATGATAAGAAAATTGAAATTTTTGCTAACTTTATTAATTACAAACACAATCTTAACTGTGATAGTGAAAGAAATAATGAATATAAAGCTTATTACATTCTCAAAAAATTCATTGAAACTAAACACAAAGAATTTAATGGAGACTTTCAAAAGTTTTTAGATGTGATTTCAAAAGATCTTTGAATTTTTAAATTCATATTAACTGAAAATACTAATGAATTAGAGAAATTATTTGATTCACAGAAAATGGTATTTGCTAAAGAAATTAGTGAAGCAAATAAACATATGTTAATTTTTGTTTTCCCTTTTATGTGCCTTACTAAAGTTGCTGATACAACAGTTTTATTTTTAATTGTTTATAGCATCTTACAAAAATTTAACATCATAAGTTTTAATGAATTTGCGTCTAAAGATGATAATTTAATCAACTTCAATAAAGCTATAAGATGACTTTTTGAAATCGAAAGATTTAGATGAATTTGAAAAACAAGTTACTTCGAAGGTCAATCAATTAGGGATATTGTTAAACGTTGAGCTGATAAAATTCAACATCGTGATGGTAGTGATAATATCGAAAATATTGAAGATTTAAGAGAAGAACTTTATAAATGAATTAATCCGCAAAGTAAATTTAAAGAAATAATTAGTACTTTTGCTAAAGATATAGAAAATAGACTTTCAGAACCATCTAAAAGAACTACAAGTAGCAATAAAGACTATATAATGCTTATGAGAAGAGTTGAATGTTTTTTAATGAATGATTTTAATAATTTTCCAAATTGAAGCTATTTAAAAGATAATTCGGAATTAACAAAATTTTTAAATTTATTTAGTGAAAATTCAAGCTGAGAGCATTTTTATTCTAGAAAAATACAAAAAGATTCAAAAGATCCTGAAATAGAAAAAGCACAAAAAGACTCTAATTTAATCGATTCTATTGGTAATGGTTTTGTCTTAAATATGCAGGCAAACAGCAAAGGTAAAAATAATCCTCCTGCTGAGAAATATGAAAAATTATATAAACATACGGAAAGATCGATGATGTCTTTTGCAGGAGTGAAATTCACAATTAAAGAAGTAAAAGATAAATATTTAGATAAATTACCAGAATTATTTGAAAATCAATATAAAAACCATGATGAAAAAATTGAAATTATCAAAATTGAGAAAGAGTGAACTAAAGAAAAAATTGAAAATAGAAATAAAGCAATCATTGCTTTAATTCAAGATATTTATTCACTTGGAAAATCTGATAAATAA
- the dcm gene encoding DNA (cytosine-5-)-methyltransferase, which produces MKIKVFEAFAGIGAQHKSISWVNKQIKSEFEVVATSDWDIRAIISYASIHNGLSEAKIEKICKNKFDSEAKIDEYLSQRIFSSNSKTPIKYIKRLPIKTKKALVVANSLNNNFPDINAVSGEVLDLHEIDLLTYSFPCQGLSVANMGRSKGINDDSSTSHLVWQIGKILKQVKNKPKYLLLENVKNLVNQYHAEYEQWKEELKKLGYKTFTAVFNANDFGSLQKRERVFAISVLKSIKTPFKNDDQYKEYLLSLGIKHKLTTLEQRKKEYHKIFDLNNKNLEELNNYLVNNTPSRVRMIKEGRNLNDLKFAHKNKYTINTLTTKQDRIPNVGYLNLKANNPKKLDYRFVSPRESYKIMGFEDKDFDKLKPFINSGILTKEALWRQAGNSIDVNVLKRIFEAIWNIHVLNNKGDKNGEKK; this is translated from the coding sequence ATGAAAATTAAAGTCTTTGAAGCTTTCGCTGGTATAGGTGCTCAGCACAAAAGCATTTCGTGAGTTAACAAGCAAATAAAGAGTGAATTTGAAGTAGTAGCCACATCAGATTGAGATATAAGAGCGATTATTTCTTATGCATCAATTCATAATGGCTTAAGTGAAGCAAAAATTGAAAAAATATGCAAAAATAAGTTTGATTCTGAAGCAAAAATTGATGAGTATTTATCACAAAGGATTTTTAGCAGCAACTCTAAAACTCCTATAAAATACATTAAAAGATTACCAATTAAAACTAAGAAGGCATTAGTTGTAGCAAACTCTTTAAATAACAATTTCCCTGACATTAATGCTGTCTCAGGGGAAGTTTTAGATTTGCATGAAATTGATCTACTTACTTATTCATTCCCTTGTCAAGGGCTTTCGGTAGCTAATATGGGGCGTTCTAAAGGGATTAATGATGATTCAAGCACAAGTCATTTGGTGTGACAAATTGGAAAGATTTTAAAGCAAGTTAAAAATAAACCTAAATATTTACTTTTAGAAAACGTTAAAAACTTAGTTAATCAATACCATGCTGAATATGAGCAATGAAAAGAGGAATTGAAAAAATTAGGTTATAAAACTTTCACAGCAGTTTTTAATGCTAATGATTTTGGGTCGCTCCAAAAAAGAGAAAGGGTATTTGCTATTAGCGTGCTTAAAAGCATTAAAACCCCTTTTAAAAATGATGATCAATATAAAGAATACTTGCTTTCTTTAGGTATCAAGCATAAATTAACTACTTTAGAGCAAAGAAAAAAAGAGTATCATAAAATCTTTGATTTAAATAATAAAAACCTTGAAGAATTAAATAATTATTTAGTTAATAACACGCCTTCTAGAGTCAGAATGATTAAGGAAGGAAGAAATCTCAATGACCTAAAATTTGCACATAAAAACAAATACACCATTAATACACTAACTACTAAGCAAGATCGAATTCCAAATGTTGGATATTTAAATTTAAAAGCAAATAACCCTAAAAAGCTAGACTATAGGTTCGTTTCACCAAGAGAAAGTTACAAAATTATGGGATTTGAAGATAAGGATTTTGACAAGCTAAAACCATTTATAAATAGCGGAATTTTAACTAAAGAAGCATTATGAAGACAAGCAGGAAATTCAATTGATGTAAATGTGTTAAAAAGAATTTTTGAAGCAATTTGAAATATTCATGTATTAAATAATAAAGGGGATAAAAATGGCGAAAAAAAGTAA
- a CDS encoding IS1634 family transposase codes for MSYSLCKKKQNGKYYLVLAISKGFKKGYGNQVGLGYWEDIKEKYGLSSIEDMKEIAKKVDTSLDKAIAKEEFFKLLKPTSVKTSIQNIGVDLIYKVIKELDLFSVLPKSKHKSLEEVLEFFIATRIILPRSYMSQYKNKSDFINDINVKKSSIYNYLDVIFENKNSVLVNLFQKINEFTNRNNKVIHFDNTTVYFESFTREGMRKNGFSKDGKHNEDQVVIAMAVDENGIPIHYKVFPGNTADGKTMLSFVLELQSIYKIKDITIVADRGINNNANLRFLEQKGIKYIFQKRLDTLSIGMKKFILEDKHYVFRDEMFWKEQIVESVWNKNRFNGKYRKWCVFFSPGKKTLDKLKRNNFIDKLNKKTVNGELPLSSLVPEYKKKYMDIDGKTVGKLNWEKIKKKESEDGFYIIETNILDLTPEKANEIYRKQWKVEENFRTLKSSLQVRPVFVHNEQHILAHLLLCFIALVVLKYCLYKLKKYYEINGEIQKVTLDLFVDSLRMMTITKKEVNGKVVQEIINDLDENHKENIKIYKDFIACMS; via the coding sequence ATGAGTTACAGTTTATGCAAGAAAAAACAAAATGGAAAATATTATTTAGTTTTAGCTATTTCTAAAGGTTTTAAAAAAGGTTATGGAAATCAGGTTGGTCTAGGATACTGAGAAGATATCAAAGAAAAGTATGGATTATCTTCAATTGAAGATATGAAAGAAATAGCAAAAAAAGTAGATACATCTTTAGATAAAGCTATTGCAAAAGAAGAATTTTTTAAATTATTAAAACCCACTTCTGTAAAAACAAGTATCCAAAATATTGGAGTTGATTTAATTTATAAAGTTATTAAAGAATTAGATTTATTTTCAGTATTGCCAAAAAGTAAACATAAATCGTTAGAAGAGGTTTTGGAATTTTTCATAGCAACTAGAATTATCCTTCCAAGAAGCTATATGTCACAATATAAAAATAAAAGCGATTTTATAAATGATATTAATGTTAAAAAATCATCAATATATAACTATCTTGATGTTATTTTTGAAAATAAGAACTCTGTTTTAGTCAATTTATTTCAAAAAATAAATGAATTTACAAATCGCAATAATAAAGTTATTCACTTCGATAACACAACAGTTTATTTTGAAAGCTTTACAAGAGAAGGGATGAGAAAAAACGGTTTTTCAAAAGACGGAAAACACAATGAAGATCAAGTAGTCATAGCAATGGCTGTAGACGAAAACGGAATACCAATACACTATAAAGTTTTCCCAGGTAACACGGCTGATGGTAAAACAATGTTATCCTTCGTTTTAGAACTTCAATCAATCTATAAAATAAAGGATATTACAATAGTTGCAGATCGTGGAATAAATAACAACGCAAACTTACGTTTCCTAGAACAAAAAGGAATTAAATATATATTCCAAAAAAGATTAGATACATTAAGTATTGGGATGAAAAAATTCATTCTTGAAGACAAACATTATGTTTTTAGAGATGAAATGTTTTGAAAAGAACAAATTGTTGAATCTGTTTGAAATAAAAATAGATTTAATGGTAAATACAGAAAATGATGTGTGTTTTTCAGTCCTGGGAAAAAGACTTTAGATAAATTAAAAAGAAATAATTTTATTGATAAATTGAATAAGAAAACTGTAAATGGAGAACTGCCACTTAGTTCTTTAGTTCCAGAATATAAAAAGAAATATATGGACATTGATGGCAAAACAGTGGGTAAATTAAATTGAGAGAAAATTAAGAAAAAAGAATCTGAAGATGGTTTTTACATTATTGAAACCAATATTCTAGATTTAACACCAGAAAAAGCTAATGAAATTTACAGAAAACAATGAAAAGTAGAAGAAAATTTCAGAACATTAAAATCTTCTTTACAAGTTAGACCTGTTTTTGTTCATAATGAACAGCATATACTTGCACATCTTTTATTATGTTTCATTGCTCTTGTTGTTTTAAAATACTGTCTTTATAAATTAAAGAAATATTATGAAATCAATGGAGAAATACAAAAAGTGACGTTAGATTTATTTGTGGATTCATTAAGAATGATGACTATAACAAAAAAAGAAGTAAATGGAAAAGTGGTACAAGAAATAATTAATGATTTGGATGAAAACCACAAAGAAAATATAAAAATTTATAAAGATTTCATCGCATGTATGAGTTAA